From one Bacillus sp. FJAT-42376 genomic stretch:
- a CDS encoding UvrD-helicase domain-containing protein, which produces MEDLQSEKEYLRKVNNILSGKLRNLEAEYSYHSPYVYAIGDMENNWEFEIKKMNALQAKKTLPPKIDLLKKILESPYFGKIYIEDEIGKREIYIGENNIDHEDVNLVSSYSSSYGDIFAKKLPILSINGNKIKLFKTRHFNIHNRRLCGYKDYEVLHTEKKTDLLEAYKKYITSDFLRNQLLNRGTKGLKPIFQTIDQLQNEIIRMPVNQNVLVQGVPGSGKTTLGLHRLSYIIYQLDKEKMFTKILAICPSNLFLSYIQEQAPNLNLKSVKFQSARDIFFSILPKGINIAKPKIRDDLTYFFNNKFNIDKRGMYASWFRNKGSKGYVELMEIYLKGIKHQLFNRDYSKLHPLLTNSFMLHVLKKYETLPFNSMLLRAASYIEQRLEIIAKDQVDFILPVIKRDLLKYKLNTEKVYQGFLKTKRLFSNREFAELNFNQNKWYEEDIPALIYLSFLIDNVPQKEVDFNHIFIDEGQDLTYVQYVLLKKVFKEASFTIVGDLNQEIFLQRGIESWDFIIPLFKSRLLKLNYNYRSSKEIMNLATSTLIAPSFTGIGVIETGLKPKALKFDGYKSDIYNWGRIYKEHIAKWLQKNESIAIITNSIGESENISITLNEIGIKNTNVVGTSESNLYIANITIISALQVKGLEFDNIIVYNPSNRNYPHDVYFSKLLYMVLTRALHNIIIALVEPPSKLLYKAESEFLIENRRI; this is translated from the coding sequence ATGGAGGATCTACAATCTGAAAAGGAATATTTAAGAAAGGTAAACAATATTTTAAGTGGAAAACTACGTAACTTAGAAGCAGAGTATAGTTACCATAGTCCATATGTTTATGCGATCGGTGACATGGAGAATAATTGGGAGTTTGAAATAAAAAAAATGAACGCTCTTCAAGCTAAAAAGACATTACCTCCTAAAATAGATCTTTTAAAAAAAATATTAGAATCTCCATATTTCGGTAAGATTTATATTGAAGATGAAATTGGTAAAAGAGAAATTTATATAGGAGAAAATAACATTGATCATGAAGATGTAAATCTTGTCAGCTCTTACAGTTCAAGCTATGGAGATATTTTCGCTAAGAAGTTGCCGATATTATCAATAAATGGCAATAAAATCAAATTGTTCAAGACAAGACATTTCAACATTCATAATAGACGATTATGCGGGTATAAAGACTATGAAGTTTTACATACAGAAAAGAAAACTGACTTACTTGAAGCCTACAAAAAATACATTACAAGCGATTTTCTTAGAAATCAATTACTAAATAGAGGTACGAAAGGACTTAAACCTATATTTCAAACAATTGATCAGCTGCAAAATGAAATTATCCGTATGCCTGTAAATCAAAATGTACTAGTGCAAGGTGTACCTGGATCTGGTAAAACAACTTTAGGATTACATCGTTTATCTTATATTATTTATCAGTTGGATAAAGAGAAGATGTTTACTAAAATATTAGCTATTTGTCCGAGTAATTTATTCTTAAGTTATATCCAAGAACAGGCCCCTAACCTCAACCTGAAAAGTGTAAAATTTCAATCAGCACGTGACATTTTTTTCAGCATTCTACCTAAAGGCATCAACATAGCCAAACCTAAAATAAGAGATGACTTAACCTATTTTTTTAATAATAAATTTAATATTGATAAAAGAGGTATGTATGCCAGTTGGTTTAGAAATAAAGGATCTAAAGGTTATGTTGAGCTAATGGAGATTTATTTAAAAGGAATAAAACATCAATTATTTAATAGAGATTATTCTAAATTACACCCTTTACTAACAAATTCATTTATGCTGCATGTATTAAAAAAATATGAAACATTACCATTTAACTCCATGCTTCTAAGAGCTGCTAGCTATATAGAACAACGGTTGGAAATTATAGCAAAGGATCAGGTTGACTTTATACTACCAGTTATTAAAAGAGATCTACTTAAATACAAATTAAATACTGAGAAAGTTTACCAGGGTTTTTTAAAGACGAAACGCTTATTTTCAAACAGAGAATTTGCAGAACTTAATTTTAATCAAAACAAATGGTATGAAGAAGATATACCGGCTCTTATCTATTTATCCTTTTTGATAGATAATGTTCCTCAAAAAGAAGTTGATTTTAATCATATTTTTATTGATGAGGGACAAGATTTAACGTATGTACAATACGTTTTACTAAAGAAGGTTTTTAAAGAAGCAAGTTTCACTATTGTTGGGGACTTAAATCAAGAAATATTTTTACAAAGAGGAATAGAATCATGGGATTTCATTATACCTTTATTTAAGAGCAGGCTACTTAAGTTAAACTATAATTATCGATCCTCTAAGGAGATTATGAATTTAGCGACCAGTACTTTAATAGCCCCCTCTTTCACAGGTATCGGTGTAATTGAAACCGGTTTAAAACCTAAAGCATTAAAGTTTGATGGTTATAAATCTGACATTTATAATTGGGGACGTATTTATAAAGAACATATAGCAAAGTGGCTCCAGAAAAATGAATCCATTGCTATTATCACTAACTCTATAGGAGAATCTGAAAACATTTCAATTACCTTAAACGAGATTGGTATTAAAAACACAAATGTAGTTGGGACATCTGAATCAAATTTGTATATTGCGAATATCACAATCATCTCTGCTTTACAAGTAAAGGGATTAGAATTCGATAATATCATTGTTTATAACCCTTCAAACAGAAATTATCCACATGATGTTTATTTTTCGAAATTACTTTATATGGTCTTAACAAGAGCACTTCATAATATAATAATTGCCTTAGTAGAACCTCCATCCAAATTGCTATATAAGGCAGAATCAGAGTTCCTAATTGAAAATAGAAGAATCTGA
- the manA gene encoding mannose-6-phosphate isomerase, class I: MSTAPIFMKPVFQERIWGGTQLKERFNYEIPGETVGECWAISAHPNGTSLVASGEYEGRRLCELWEHHRTLFGGIEGTSFPLLTKILDANQDLSVQVHPDDEKARLLENGEFGKTECWYIIDCGEDAEIIYGHTAQSKEQLLDMIENHYWSDLLKRVKIKPGDFFFVPSGTIHALCKGALVLETQQSCDITYRVYDYDRTDPTGAKRELHLEKALEVTSVPHQDGACEPITIQTGDVTITTFVQDTYFTVHKWEISGEASFSQGHPFMQASVIKGSGSMRHNGTEYPLELGAHFILPAEMGSFTIVGEMELIVSHV, translated from the coding sequence TTGAGTACAGCACCGATTTTTATGAAACCAGTTTTTCAGGAACGGATTTGGGGAGGAACACAGCTGAAAGAGCGATTCAATTATGAGATTCCGGGCGAAACGGTCGGAGAATGCTGGGCCATTTCCGCTCACCCAAACGGCACGAGCCTTGTCGCATCAGGAGAGTATGAAGGAAGAAGGCTTTGTGAGCTATGGGAACATCACCGCACTCTCTTTGGGGGAATCGAAGGAACGTCCTTTCCTCTGTTAACGAAAATTCTCGATGCCAATCAGGACCTCTCCGTTCAGGTTCATCCTGATGACGAAAAGGCAAGGCTCCTGGAGAATGGCGAGTTCGGTAAAACCGAGTGCTGGTACATCATCGACTGTGGAGAAGACGCAGAAATCATCTACGGCCACACCGCCCAGTCCAAAGAACAGCTCCTGGATATGATTGAAAACCATTACTGGTCCGATTTACTGAAACGCGTCAAAATCAAGCCCGGAGACTTCTTCTTCGTCCCAAGCGGAACGATCCATGCCCTATGCAAAGGCGCACTCGTCCTGGAAACCCAGCAAAGCTGCGACATTACGTATCGCGTCTATGACTATGACCGCACCGATCCGACAGGGGCCAAACGCGAGCTGCATCTCGAAAAAGCCCTTGAGGTCACAAGCGTTCCCCATCAGGATGGAGCATGCGAGCCCATCACCATCCAAACAGGGGATGTCACCATCACGACCTTTGTCCAGGATACGTATTTCACCGTCCACAAATGGGAAATCTCCGGCGAAGCCAGCTTCTCCCAAGGCCACCCCTTCATGCAGGCAAGCGTCATCAAAGGCAGCGGCTCCATGAGACACAACGGAACCGAATACCCGCTCGAACTCGGAGCGCACTTTATCCTGCCGGCGGAAATGGGGAGCTTTACGATTGTGGGGGAGATGGAGTTGATTGTGTCGCATGTGTAA
- a CDS encoding glycosyltransferase: MRIAYYISDYGFGHASRSAAVIEELLLYKGTEITICHSFVLSFLKEILCGSGVRFRELQTDIGYVLKPHSLEPDVPALYKAYSIFMNRWEERVKEEVRFLKEEQIELVLSDISPIAFAAAAKAGVCSAGLSNFTWYTAYQGLILERDLHPLKQAYEKMDFFFVLAGSSEPEWGRQLDFGFFSRAHQQERVDQIHEHLKRIPSEKLIFFGLGMKIDGVDVRDFPLWDSPGCRFIVSSNVEIHHPNVWRIPEWENDVHHYIAAADLAITKAGWGTVAEAVCGRTPLLVIDRKSMKEDQNTIRYLKEKGLCRAMSWSELSTFTLSERDFTYAAKRPNEGKQLAAAIWKAANQFNRKEVGKR; this comes from the coding sequence GTGAGGATTGCCTATTATATATCGGATTATGGGTTTGGCCATGCTTCCCGGAGTGCAGCGGTTATCGAGGAGCTTCTTTTATATAAAGGAACCGAGATCACCATTTGTCATTCCTTTGTTCTTTCTTTTTTGAAAGAGATCCTTTGCGGTTCGGGTGTTCGTTTTAGAGAATTACAAACGGATATTGGATATGTGCTGAAACCTCATTCCCTCGAGCCGGATGTACCAGCTCTTTATAAGGCGTACTCCATCTTTATGAATAGATGGGAGGAGCGGGTGAAGGAGGAAGTACGGTTTTTGAAGGAGGAGCAAATCGAGTTGGTGCTGTCGGACATTTCTCCGATTGCCTTTGCAGCAGCAGCGAAGGCAGGGGTTTGTTCGGCCGGTCTTTCAAACTTCACTTGGTATACCGCTTATCAAGGGTTGATTCTCGAAAGAGATCTGCACCCTCTAAAACAGGCTTATGAAAAGATGGACTTCTTTTTCGTGCTTGCCGGATCCAGTGAACCGGAATGGGGACGGCAGCTGGATTTTGGCTTTTTTTCCAGAGCTCATCAGCAGGAAAGAGTGGACCAAATCCATGAACACTTGAAGCGGATTCCTTCTGAAAAGCTCATCTTCTTTGGGCTTGGGATGAAAATCGATGGAGTGGACGTAAGGGATTTTCCACTGTGGGACAGCCCGGGATGCCGGTTCATCGTGTCTTCCAATGTGGAAATTCATCATCCAAATGTCTGGAGGATTCCTGAATGGGAGAACGATGTTCATCACTACATCGCGGCAGCCGATCTCGCCATTACGAAGGCAGGATGGGGGACAGTCGCGGAAGCAGTGTGCGGCAGGACTCCGCTTCTCGTCATTGACCGGAAGTCCATGAAGGAAGACCAGAACACCATTCGCTACTTAAAAGAAAAGGGTTTGTGCCGGGCCATGTCCTGGAGTGAACTGAGTACCTTCACGTTATCTGAACGTGATTTTACATATGCAGCAAAAAGACCAAACGAAGGAAAACAGCTGGCCGCAGCCATCTGGAAGGCAGCCAATCAATTTAATAGGAAAGAAGTGGGGAAACGTTGA
- a CDS encoding sugar phosphate nucleotidyltransferase, producing MKLVLLSGGSGKRLWPLSNDTRSKQFLKVLEAVNNNTQSMVQRVWSQLNTSGLANSSLIATSKMQRDMIHTQVGEDTPIIIEPERRDTFPAIALAASYLYSEQHVNENEIIAILPVDPYVEVDFFYGVKQLEQVLEATDADLALMGVKPTYPSSKYGYIVPAAGESDGEYVTVGHFTEKPSEEEAAALIERKALWNCGVFAFRLKYVLNILKDKGFSLDYRELEMNYQELPKISFDYEVVEKARKIVALPYDGYWKDLGTWNTLTEEMATNQLGKGILAEDNVNTHLINELDIPVTVIGTKDLIVAASPDGILVADKAASPKVKELISGFNHPPMYEERRWGWSRVLDYAKYEDGQEMVTKRICILEGKNSSYHHHLMRDEVWTIVRGEGELALDEQITRVKAGDIVHLPAGKKHGIRAISALEFVEVQTGLGISDEDFHRLHFKWEDVLAQFQQSKSKVIY from the coding sequence ATGAAACTGGTATTACTATCCGGTGGATCAGGCAAACGGCTCTGGCCATTATCCAATGATACGCGTTCTAAACAGTTCTTAAAGGTACTTGAAGCAGTTAATAATAACACACAATCTATGGTTCAACGCGTATGGAGTCAATTAAACACTTCTGGACTAGCCAATTCTTCCCTTATAGCCACCTCCAAAATGCAGCGCGACATGATCCACACCCAAGTAGGAGAAGATACGCCCATCATCATCGAACCAGAACGAAGGGATACCTTTCCAGCCATAGCACTTGCAGCATCCTATTTATACTCTGAACAGCATGTAAACGAAAATGAAATCATAGCTATTTTACCGGTCGATCCTTATGTAGAGGTCGATTTTTTTTATGGGGTAAAACAGCTGGAGCAGGTGTTGGAAGCAACTGATGCGGATTTGGCTCTGATGGGTGTGAAGCCGACTTATCCGTCTTCGAAGTACGGATACATTGTTCCTGCAGCAGGGGAATCAGATGGCGAATATGTGACGGTTGGTCATTTTACGGAGAAGCCGAGTGAAGAGGAGGCGGCAGCTCTTATCGAGAGAAAAGCGCTTTGGAACTGCGGGGTTTTTGCTTTCCGGTTGAAGTATGTGTTGAATATCTTGAAGGATAAGGGGTTTTCTTTGGATTATCGGGAGCTGGAGATGAATTATCAGGAGCTTCCTAAGATCAGCTTCGACTATGAGGTCGTGGAGAAAGCGAGGAAGATTGTCGCTTTGCCTTATGACGGGTATTGGAAGGATCTTGGGACGTGGAATACGCTCACTGAAGAGATGGCGACGAATCAGCTTGGGAAGGGAATTTTGGCTGAGGATAATGTGAATACGCATTTGATTAATGAGCTGGATATTCCGGTTACGGTCATTGGTACGAAGGATCTCATTGTGGCGGCGAGTCCGGATGGGATTTTAGTGGCGGATAAGGCGGCGAGTCCGAAGGTGAAGGAATTGATTAGCGGGTTTAACCATCCCCCTATGTATGAGGAAAGACGATGGGGCTGGTCACGCGTTCTCGATTATGCGAAGTATGAGGATGGCCAGGAGATGGTGACGAAGCGGATTTGTATTCTGGAAGGGAAGAATTCGAGCTACCATCATCACCTGATGCGGGATGAGGTGTGGACGATTGTCCGGGGGGAAGGCGAGCTTGCGCTGGATGAGCAGATTACGAGGGTGAAGGCGGGAGATATTGTTCACCTTCCAGCTGGAAAGAAGCATGGGATCCGGGCGATTTCGGCGCTTGAATTTGTGGAGGTTCAGACGGGGCTCGGGATTAGCGATGAGGATTTCCACCGGCTTCACTTTAAGTGGGAGGACGTTTTGGCGCAGTTCCAGCAGTCAAAGTCTAAGGTGATTTATTAA
- a CDS encoding GDP-mannose 4,6-dehydratase — translation MTYETFDNRKIYLITGVAGFIGFYLSKKLLQLGCRVIGIDNINDYYDVNLKYTRLELLTPFDNFTFIKGDISDKLLINIVFEGYKPDIVINLAAQAGVRYSVENPDVYIQSNITGFYNILEACRHNPVDHLLYASSSSVYGANKKVPFEETDMVDNPVSLYAATKKTNELMAYTYSHLYKIPATGLRFFTVYGPLGRPDMAYFGFVEKFFAGEPIKIFNNGDFDKDLYRDFTYIDDIIEGIERLLSYSPELEGDVAHNVFNIGNNSPEKLMNFINTLEKCLSLSLEKEVIFKKIFEPIKPGDVPATYASTKRLEGVIGFKPKTKIEEGLKNFTDWYVDYYNKKEQLSHAEKVIY, via the coding sequence GTGACATACGAAACTTTTGATAATAGAAAAATATACCTTATTACTGGAGTAGCAGGTTTTATTGGATTCTACTTATCTAAAAAATTATTACAACTAGGTTGTAGAGTAATTGGCATAGACAATATTAATGATTACTATGACGTAAATCTTAAATATACGCGTTTAGAGTTACTTACCCCATTTGATAATTTTACCTTTATAAAAGGAGACATCTCAGATAAACTTTTGATAAATATTGTATTTGAGGGTTATAAGCCTGACATTGTTATAAATTTGGCTGCTCAAGCTGGTGTTAGATACTCTGTAGAAAATCCTGATGTTTATATTCAAAGTAATATTACAGGTTTTTATAACATTTTGGAGGCGTGTAGGCATAATCCGGTTGATCATCTATTATATGCATCTTCTAGTTCTGTATATGGTGCAAACAAAAAAGTACCATTTGAAGAAACTGACATGGTTGACAATCCTGTATCATTATACGCAGCAACTAAAAAAACTAATGAATTAATGGCGTACACCTATAGTCATCTTTATAAAATCCCTGCAACCGGGCTTCGCTTTTTTACTGTATATGGTCCTTTAGGACGTCCTGATATGGCGTATTTTGGATTTGTTGAAAAATTTTTTGCGGGTGAACCTATTAAAATATTTAATAATGGCGATTTTGACAAAGACTTATATCGTGATTTTACTTATATTGATGATATTATTGAAGGAATTGAACGACTCTTGAGTTACTCACCAGAGTTGGAAGGAGATGTTGCTCATAATGTGTTCAACATCGGTAATAATAGTCCAGAGAAATTAATGAATTTTATTAATACTTTAGAAAAGTGTCTAAGTCTTTCATTGGAAAAAGAAGTAATATTCAAAAAAATTTTTGAGCCTATTAAGCCAGGTGACGTGCCTGCTACTTATGCATCCACAAAAAGGCTCGAGGGGGTAATTGGATTTAAACCTAAAACCAAAATAGAGGAAGGGCTAAAAAATTTTACTGATTGGTATGTGGATTATTATAATAAGAAAGAGCAACTAAGCCATGCTGAAAAAGTAATATATTAG
- a CDS encoding glycosyltransferase family 4 protein — MKKVVFIINYFYPDVASTGQLMTELCKHLQSDFDITVIAAQPGYAGQRKIVNQVFEKDYLENIKIIRIRLPEVDKTSKVSRIKYIFSYFLLAILALLKERDVNVIYTISQPPVLGGLIGTVGKFLKRSKHIYNVQDFNPEQAAAIGYTNKEFIYKIAKKIDMWNCKFSDKIIVVGNDMSETLKSRFSGKKVPNYVVINNWTNEKEIIPLEKTDSNIQQFLEQNGLKEKFIVMYSGNIGLYYDLENIIRITEHFIEYKNLAFVFIGEGAVKKEMQTFVQQKNVSNVYFLPYQPKEFIKYSLNAADVHLVVNQKGIKGVSVPSKIYGVMGAGKPILGVLEQGSEAQMLISKSNCGLVVEPKEYIKIIETIQNLYNMDSEKLKKLGRNGRDYLDQHLKREISINKYREVLRKVSEIN; from the coding sequence GTGAAAAAAGTAGTTTTTATTATAAATTATTTTTATCCTGATGTTGCTTCAACGGGTCAGTTAATGACAGAACTCTGTAAACATTTACAAAGTGACTTTGATATCACAGTTATTGCAGCCCAACCAGGATATGCGGGTCAGAGAAAAATAGTTAATCAAGTTTTTGAAAAAGACTATTTGGAGAACATAAAAATCATACGTATTCGTTTGCCTGAAGTAGATAAAACTTCTAAGGTCAGCCGGATAAAATATATATTCTCTTATTTTTTATTGGCCATTTTAGCTTTACTAAAAGAAAGAGATGTAAATGTTATCTATACTATCTCACAACCACCAGTTTTAGGGGGATTAATTGGTACTGTAGGGAAATTTTTAAAACGTTCTAAACATATTTATAACGTACAAGATTTTAACCCTGAGCAAGCAGCTGCTATTGGTTATACAAACAAAGAATTCATATACAAAATTGCTAAGAAAATTGATATGTGGAACTGTAAATTTTCAGATAAAATTATTGTGGTCGGTAACGATATGAGTGAAACACTTAAAAGTAGATTTTCTGGCAAGAAGGTACCGAATTATGTTGTTATTAATAATTGGACTAACGAAAAAGAGATCATTCCGCTAGAAAAGACTGATTCTAATATACAACAATTTCTTGAGCAAAATGGGTTAAAAGAAAAATTTATTGTCATGTACTCTGGTAATATTGGTCTATACTATGATTTAGAAAATATCATTAGAATTACAGAACATTTTATTGAGTATAAAAATCTTGCATTTGTTTTTATTGGGGAGGGTGCAGTTAAGAAGGAGATGCAAACGTTCGTACAACAAAAAAATGTCTCGAACGTATATTTCTTGCCGTATCAACCGAAAGAATTTATTAAGTATTCTCTAAATGCAGCAGATGTACATTTAGTTGTAAACCAAAAGGGAATTAAGGGAGTTTCTGTGCCTAGTAAAATTTATGGTGTGATGGGTGCAGGTAAGCCTATATTAGGAGTTTTAGAGCAAGGTAGTGAGGCACAGATGCTTATTAGTAAAAGCAACTGTGGTCTAGTAGTCGAACCTAAAGAATACATTAAAATTATAGAAACTATACAAAACTTATATAATATGGATTCAGAAAAATTAAAAAAATTAGGCCGAAATGGAAGAGACTATCTCGATCAACATTTAAAGCGTGAAATATCTATTAATAAATATAGGGAAGTATTAAGAAAAGTATCTGAAATCAACTAA
- a CDS encoding polysaccharide biosynthesis C-terminal domain-containing protein, producing the protein MSKGDKGIVKKTGLYFIGNFASKITMAAMIPFYAYFVTVEELGVFDYSQTIMYTVSPVIFVALWESILRFLLAETDIEKRQNVIATSIRTIQIIMFILLATIVATAIWSDNKIAMYTILMVCVYGIAQIWQYYARALKFNHIYVMASIWGTVLNFAISIVMICFLKMGGTGLFWSFIIGQSTIVIIIEFKLRILKYNRIGNFKWHILKHMLIFSIPLVLNLASNWIISGFGRIIITNKLGTYDNGLFSFAMKFGTVVSMLGTVISMALIEESIIKSKDEGIDKYFSKVIEIVFKLFLFICILAIPFIKLFYYFISGTEYFSTYNLVPFFLVYAIFMTMATNIGAIFQAKSKTNMLFYTTVIGAFVTISLALLMINKLGVLGVLFAQIVGALSMLVFRWLLAKKMIKLVVKWDKIIYLTAIYLIVVVICSKDFAFSIFIGLLASLFALYVNKDLIRDLKNFNNNKQVR; encoded by the coding sequence ATGAGTAAAGGAGATAAGGGCATAGTAAAAAAGACTGGTTTATACTTTATTGGTAACTTTGCTTCCAAAATCACTATGGCAGCAATGATCCCTTTTTACGCTTATTTTGTAACCGTTGAAGAATTAGGGGTATTCGACTATTCTCAAACAATAATGTATACAGTTTCTCCTGTAATCTTCGTAGCATTATGGGAGTCAATCCTTCGATTTCTATTAGCTGAGACAGATATAGAAAAGCGTCAAAATGTTATTGCCACTTCCATACGAACCATACAAATTATTATGTTTATTCTCCTAGCTACAATTGTTGCAACTGCAATTTGGAGTGATAATAAAATTGCTATGTATACTATATTGATGGTATGTGTATATGGAATTGCTCAAATATGGCAATATTACGCTAGAGCATTAAAATTTAATCATATTTATGTTATGGCTAGTATATGGGGTACGGTATTAAACTTTGCAATTTCAATAGTGATGATCTGCTTTCTTAAAATGGGAGGTACAGGACTTTTTTGGTCTTTTATTATTGGGCAATCAACAATAGTTATAATAATTGAATTTAAATTACGCATATTAAAGTATAACCGAATTGGTAATTTCAAATGGCATATACTTAAACATATGTTGATTTTTTCAATTCCTTTAGTTTTAAATCTAGCATCCAATTGGATAATCTCAGGATTTGGTAGAATTATAATTACTAACAAGCTTGGTACTTATGACAATGGGTTGTTTTCATTTGCAATGAAGTTTGGAACTGTAGTTTCTATGCTTGGAACAGTAATTTCAATGGCATTAATTGAAGAATCAATTATAAAAAGTAAAGACGAAGGTATTGATAAATATTTTTCTAAAGTAATTGAAATAGTATTTAAATTATTTTTATTTATATGTATTCTAGCAATTCCTTTTATAAAATTATTTTACTATTTTATCTCCGGCACTGAATATTTTTCGACTTACAATCTTGTACCATTTTTTTTAGTTTATGCAATCTTTATGACAATGGCTACAAATATAGGAGCTATTTTTCAAGCTAAGAGCAAAACTAATATGTTATTTTATACAACTGTAATTGGAGCATTTGTAACCATTTCTCTTGCGTTATTAATGATAAATAAGTTAGGAGTTTTAGGTGTTTTATTTGCTCAGATTGTTGGAGCGCTTTCAATGCTAGTATTTAGGTGGTTATTAGCAAAAAAAATGATAAAACTTGTTGTAAAATGGGATAAGATTATCTACTTAACAGCCATATACTTAATAGTAGTGGTTATATGTAGTAAAGATTTTGCTTTTAGCATTTTTATAGGTTTGTTAGCTAGTTTATTTGCTTTATACGTTAATAAAGACCTAATTAGAGACCTTAAAAATTTTAACAATAATAAACAAGTTCGCTAA
- a CDS encoding DapH/DapD/GlmU-related protein, giving the protein MKDIIKIFIPFIGRCEKIRFLVGVQSTAAEKKLYILMKIINALIYKKFNCDISPYASIGKNITFPHPIGIVIGEGVHIGNNVTIYQNVTIGRVKEEIPVYPFIEDNVTVYSNSIIIGGCVVKRGCTIGAHSLVASDTREDSAWVGIPARCVKDYKRKNIEYE; this is encoded by the coding sequence GTGAAAGATATAATTAAAATATTTATTCCTTTTATAGGAAGGTGTGAAAAAATTAGATTTTTAGTTGGAGTCCAATCAACAGCAGCTGAAAAGAAGCTTTATATACTAATGAAAATCATCAACGCATTAATATATAAGAAATTTAATTGTGATATTTCTCCGTATGCATCTATTGGAAAGAATATTACCTTTCCACATCCTATTGGAATCGTTATAGGAGAGGGAGTTCATATTGGAAATAATGTAACTATATATCAAAATGTTACAATCGGTAGGGTAAAAGAAGAAATTCCTGTTTATCCATTTATAGAAGATAATGTAACTGTGTATTCAAACTCTATAATAATAGGAGGGTGTGTCGTTAAGAGAGGCTGTACAATAGGTGCACATAGCTTAGTTGCATCTGATACACGGGAAGATTCTGCTTGGGTAGGGATACCGGCAAGATGTGTTAAAGATTATAAAAGGAAAAATATTGAATATGAGTAA